Proteins from a single region of Carassius gibelio isolate Cgi1373 ecotype wild population from Czech Republic chromosome B15, carGib1.2-hapl.c, whole genome shotgun sequence:
- the LOC127972979 gene encoding E3 ubiquitin-protein ligase RNF182-like — translation MAATDAAADNGPEHPGVPVPKAFPYEEYECKICYNFFDFDRRAPKILECLHTFCEECLHALQLCEERPWRISCPVCRHRTPVPDYRIQNLPNNTKATEDFPLYIDSDPVPQDALPPHRPPLHPALVALRREEDASMAGHATPSTLTVSTATTLSQDSVSRYESCQNCRRLALTTGCVCVIFSLLSMLVLLFMGLIFVHSHGGPPSPAGPLCLSVASILAMVSAMVTWLLYWLKDRPEHETGRSSATTSASRRNA, via the coding sequence ATGGCAGCGACGGATGCAGCAGCAGATAACGGGCCGGAGCATCCCGGTGTTCCGGTACCCAAGGCGTTTCCCTATGAGGAATACGAGTGCAAAATCTGCTACAACTTTTTCGACTTCGACCGTCGGGCGCCCAAGATCTTGGAGTGTCTGCACACGTTCTGCGAGGAGTGTCTGCACGCGCTGCAGCTGTGCGAGGAGCGGCCGTGGCGCATCAGCTGCCCCGTGTGCCGCCACCGCACGCCCGTCCCGGACTACCGGATCCAGAACCTGCCGAACAACACCAAGGCGACGGAGGACTTCCCTCTGTACATCGACTCGGACCCCGTGCCTCAGGATGCTCTGCCGCCTCACCGGCCTCCGCTGCACCCGGCGCTCGTGGCGCTCCGGCGCGAGGAGGACGCGTCCATGGCTGGTCACGCGACTCCGTCCACCTTGACGGTGTCCACCGCGACCACGCTTTCCCAGGACTCGGTCTCGCGCTACGAGAGCTGTCAGAACTGCAGGCGTCTCGCGCTGACCACCGGATGCGTGTGCGTCATCTTCTCGTTATTGTCCATGTTAGTGCTGCTCTTCATGGGCCTCATTTTCGTCCACAGCCACGGCGGGCCGCCCTCGCCCGCGGGACCCCTCTGTCTGTCGGTGGCCAGCATCCTCGCCATGGTGTCTGCGATGGTAACGTGGCTCCTCTACTGGCTCAAAGACCGACCGGAGCACGAGACGGGCCGCTCCTCGGCCACCACTAGCGCGAGCCGGAGAAACGCATGA